The segment TCAAAGTGCATTGAGCTTAAAGCAGATTTTGCAGATGCCTACCTTGCGCGAGGTGATGCGTGGTTTGATAGTAATGATTTTAACAAAGCCATAGTCGATTGTTCACGGGCATTAGAGATATCGCCTGGGACGCAGCAGGCTTATTTGTTGAGAGGCCTTTCAAAATACAGATTAGATGATTTAGACGGGGCAATTATCGATTATAGCGCTGCCCTTAAACTAAATCCAGAATTTGAAACGGCATACTATAACAGAGCATTGGCCATTATGGAAAAGGGAGAGTTTCAACATGCGATAAATGATTATTCACAGGCTATTGCCTTGCAACCCGAATGGGCTGATGCTTATTTTTTTCGTGCCCGGTGTAATGAACAATTGAATAAAAACAAAGAAGCCATTGAAGATTTTAACAAGGCTATTGAGTTTTCTCCCAATCTGACAGAGGCCTACCTTCATCGGGGTTTAACCTTATTTTATGAAATGGGTGATAAAAAGGGTGCGTTGGTTGATATGAATAAAGTAATTGAATTGGCTCCTTCATACTATGGCGGGTACTTTTACCGGGGCACTATTTACCAGGTTTCTTTTGATGTTAAGAATGCACTGAAAGACTTTGATAAAGCAATTGAACTTGAACCGGGGTTTTCAGAGGCCTACCATATGCGGGGGTTGGGTAAAATTATTTTGGCCGATAAAAAAGGGGGGTGCAATGATTTGCTAAAAGCCGTAAAACTTGGATCCGAAGATGCAGTAGATTCGGTTAAGACAAACAAATGCAAATGATACTGAATTAAATTTTATACCTATGCTGATAGTAAATTGGTTGCGAGAAAATAAAACTAAAATAGAAATAGTGTTAGTGGTTTTGTTGGCGGCAGCTGCATTACTCCACTATTATGCTACCATTGAAGGCAGTGAACAGGCTGTTGTGTTGTTTGCTTTTGCCTTGGCCGGGTTTTATTTTCTTAGTTCATTCTTTGTGCCTGATGAAGAATTGCCATTACTTTTTGCAACCGTAGGCATAAAGGTTATAAACATTAGCTCTGCCGTAAGCCTGGTGGGAATTGTTTTTGTACTCACGGCAGCGGAGGGGGCGCTTGATATGCTTATGGTCGGTTTGTTGTCGTTGATTATTGCTGGTTTGTTGATTCTGTATTTTGTGGTGATTCTGGGTACGGGTAAATTGCTGCCTTATTTAGTCCGGGTTGTTATTTTAGGCGGAATAACCGGATACATGTTTTTTTCCCTGTACAAAGCTGAACCCATGTGAATGTAAGACCAACAATTGCTGAAATACAAAACGAACTGATTTTTACAACCTCTCGCAGCAGCGGACCTGGCGGGCAAAATGTAAATAAAGTAAACAGTAAGGTTACCCTAAAGTGGAGCGTTCAGCAATCGAACACGCTATCGGATGAGCAGCGTGAAATTTTGCTGGTTAAGCTGAAAACCTACCTGACAAAAGATGGCGTACTTTTATTAACTGCCCAGGAGAAGCGTTCCCAACTTCAAAACAAAGAGGAGGCTCTTCAGAAATTGGATCAACTGCTAAAGAAGGCTTTTTCAATACGAAAAGCACGCAAGGCTACTAAACCTTCCAAAACGGCTATTCAAAAGCGCATTCAGGAAAAGAAACAACGGGGTGAGAAAAAGCAGTGGCGAAAGAAAATTGAATAACCTTCAGGTTAATCACCAATCCTCTTTGCCTTTGCCCGGGTATTGAAGCTTATCCGTAAAGGCCTGGTCTAATAACCCCAGCGTATTGGGCTTGCACCAATCGGGGTGTAGTAAGGTGCCGCTGTTTTTAGTGGCATAATTCGTAAGGTTCTCTTTGGCGGTTATGTTTTTGTAACCGATGTTGCCCGTCATTTGAATTTGGTTAACCGTAACACGGTAGCGGCCATCGCGTACATCAACGGATACTTTGCCGCTGTATTTTCCGGTTTGAATGATGGGCGGGGTGCCCACCTGACTGAACTGGAACTTTTTGTAATCAACAATTAGGTCATTCATATCAAACTGAACCCCAGTGCTTGTCTGTTTGAGGTTGGACACGAAATCAAGTTTTTTATAGTGCTCGGCAAGTTTTGCTGCGGTAATGGAATCTTCGGTAAATACTTTTTGGTAGATGATCTCCTGATCGGCCACTTTGAAATTTCCATACGAAGTAGGCTGAGCGATGATTGAACCTGAAATCAGAACGAGGAGTATTAGTAGTTTTCTCATGCGTTAAAAGTACGAACTGTGTCAACCCGGTCAAAGATTTTTTACCTACCCTTTCAGTAACCAAATCACTTCACTTAATACGCTAAGCGGTTAATGCTACATGCTTGTTAACGAGCAATTTAACCTTCTATCGTTCGAAAGAGCCGTTGATTGCATTTTGGGGCTTTTTTACGGGCTTTTTCTTTAGTATGTAGCTTGGATAAATGCCCCTTATGGAAAAGAGCATCATTCGGTCGGTTGATTTCAGCATTCTGGTAGTTGCCTTGTTTTACTACCTATCCGCTGAAATTGGTTTTTTTCTTGCCTTTGAGCATACCAGTTCGTTGCCGCTGTGGCCACCTGCTGGCGTTGCCCTGGCGTTGGTCATTCTTTATGGGCGCAAAGTATGGCCTGGCATTGCCATAGGCTCGTTGATAATTATTGTTAAGAGTGCCTGGTTTGGTTCTATTGATTCCGTGCAGTTGCTAATGATGGTGGTCTCTATTATCACCTCGTCAGTTATTCTTGAGGCATTAGCCGGTGAAGTTCTTTTTAAGAAGCTTGTCAAAAGTTCTTTTCCATTTGCCAAGGCCATTCATGCTTTTAATTTTGTTTTTATTGCGCTGATCATTTCATGGATTAGTACAGGCGGGAGTTTACTCGCGCTTGGTTTTGCTGATGTGTTGGGATCGGCAGAATGGGTTAACGCTACCTTTACATTATGGACCCGAAATGTGGTTGGTATTTTATTGTTTGCTCCTATACTGCTTTCTGTTTCTACGATACAACTAAAAAAACCTGAGCTTCTGAAGTTAGGTGAGGGATTATTGTTCATAGCAGGAGTTACAGGTGTTTACATGTTGCTACAACTTGAAGCCCTGAAACATGTAGCACCATTTGCCATGGCTTTTGTAGCTATTCCGTTTATGTTATGGCTGGCTTTTCGATTTAAAGGTTTTGTTGCCATTCTTGGGTACATGACAGTTGCGTTAACGGCCATTTATGTTACCAGTAAACAAACCGGCCCATTTTATTTACCCGAGCTAACAGGTGATTCTATTTTACTCGTGCAGGTTTATGTGTTCGTTATTTCCGTGTCAACACTTGTTTTGTCATCGGCTGTTCATGAGCGGCAACAAGCACAGGAAGACTTAAAAAAGTTTAATGAGAATCTGGAAGTAATGGTTCATGAGCGTACGAAAGAACTGGAAGAAGAAATTCAAAATAGAAAATCGGCTCAGCAAAAATTGCAATTCACCAATGAAGAGTTGATTAAGCGAAATACAGAACTGGATAATTTTGTTTATAGCGTTTCGCACGATTTACGTGCACCTATTGCCTCTATTTTAGGGCTTATTAACCTGGCGAAATCGGATAAGGGGCAAAACCTCAAAACCATGTATTTGGATATGATGGAGAAAAGTGCCAGGCAGCAAGATTATTTTATTAAAGAAATCTTAGATCAATCGCGAAATGCCCGACTGGAGGTTAAGCGTGAACCGGTTCACTTTGAGTCACTGATTGAAGAAGCTTTCGAACAGTTGGATTACTCAAACCTTAATGGCAAAACAGTAGAGAAAGTTATTTCGGTTGATCAGCAAAAGCCTTTTTATTGCGATAAGTGGAGGCTTAAAATAATTTTGAACAACGTAATCTCAAACGCCATCCGTTATAAAAACGGAAAGGATCCGGTAATAAAAATAAATGCCCGCATCACTAACGATAAGGTAAACCTTAGCATTCAGGATAACGGCAAGGGGATAGAGAAAAAGCATCTATCCAACCTCGGTAAAATGTTCTATCGTGCTACCGATGAAGGTGCGGGCTCAGGACTGGGCTTGTACATTGTTAAGGAGACACTGCAAAAACTTCATGGTTCAATGGCCATCGAATCACAAGAGGGTCATGGAACTACCGTGAAATTTGAAATTCCTGAAGTACTTGCTTAAGCGCTCGGTTTCATCGAGGCAAAAACAATTCCGGCAACGAAAGCCTGCATGATACCATACGCCAGCCAGGTAGAAATCATTACAAAGGAAATATCAATAGCACTGAAGGTAAGCCATAATACAGGCACCATGGCGACTATACCGTAAACCAATGCAACTTCCAGGGCGCGTAACACCACGCTTCCTTTAAACAAGTCCTTGTAGCGCTCCCAGAACCACCGCAGGGCAATGCTGAGTACAAAAGGATGAGCGTAAAACAACCAGTCGGTTTCAAATGATGAAGACCTGAACACGGCATTGTAATACTCTTCCATAAGTGTTGGAAAGAAGAAGATGGCCATGTATAACATACCCATGCTTACTAACAGTACAAGTACTCCGGCAAGCAGAATGGAAATAATATCTTTTTTCATATCGGGTGGGATTAATTAAGTTTAAAACTATAGGTACCAGGCATTAATTCTTATGATTATCGTCATGTTTTTGGCTTGATATTCATCAACAGCATACCCGGTATGTTAACAGGCGCATTTTTCGTTTGGATTTTTTTTGTACATTCATAAAAACAAGGAATAGGACTGAACCATTAAAATTGATTTTCAGCCCGTATTTCAGCAAAACTAAACCCCACAACTAAACCTATTACGCCTTATGAATTTTAAACCGGCAATGAAATCGAAGGAAGAAATGGCTGCGGGACAGCCCAAGTATGAATCGGTAACCCAGTACATGGTAAACGCTGGAAGCTTAATAACCTTCTCACCTGACCAAACCATCCAGGAAGTAATTGATATCATCATTAATAAAGGCATATCCGGTGCTCCAGTGCTGGATAAAGATCGCAAACTTGTGGGTATTATTTCAGAGAAAGATTGCCTGCGGATTATCGTTGATCAGGCCTACCATAACCTGCCCACTTCCGACCGCAAGGTTTCGGATTACATGACAGCAAAAGTGAAAACACTATCATCCACCAGCGATGTGGTTGAAGCCGCCAATGAATTTTTGAACAGCCCGATTCGCAGATTACCCATTGTGGATAATGGTGTGCTGATAGGGCAAGTAAGCCGCAGGGATATTTTAAAAGCTGCTAAAAATATTAGCCAGACTACCTGGTGAGTATAAGAAATAAAAGTAGATAGCTCAGGTTGGAAATGTGAACCCCACCCCCAGCCCCTCCCCACAGGGGAGGGGAGTAAAGAGGAGTACTTTAATGAGTGAATTAATTTGTAAAGACTGAGCCTGCTCGTGGATTTCATTTTTAATTCCCCTCCCCACAGGGGAGGGGTTAGGGGTGGGGTGAGCCTGACAAGTGCCTGAGTAGCGGTAATTTGTTTATTACCGAATCCTCCCAATCGCTTGCATATACTTTTCTTTTACTATCCTTCTCAACCGGGTTGGCATAAGTCTCTTCATCATCCATATTTTGCGTGCCGCTTTTGGTAAGATAATATAGAGTTCTCCCTTTCCGGCACGAACTAAAATTTCCTGTGCAATTTCTGTTGCCTGAAATCCTGAGCGTTCAATGAATGTTTGCGTAATTTTTTTAATCCGGTCACCTCCGCGCACACCCTTAGCGATGTTCGTTTTGAAATACGAGGGCATAACGCATGATACGCGAATATTATCGTCCATTAATTCACCATACAGTGTTTCGCTCATAGCGATAACGGCAGCCTTAGTCATGTTGTAGGCGCCCATTTGTGGGGCACAACTTACACCGGCAATGCTGGCAATGTTCATGATCTGCCCCGATTGCTGTTTTTTAAAGGTGGGAATGAAGTGATGGCAGCCGTATATAACACCAAACTGATTAATCCGAACCATCCACTCCCAGTTATCAAGGGAATACTCTTCAAACTTTCCGCCATCGCCCACACCGGCATTGTTCACGAGTAAATCTATTCCTCCGGTTTGCTTTAAAAAATCATCAGCAACTTTTTTGTATGCTACTTTATCGGATACATCAAGTTGAAAGGAAATCGCTTTGCCGCCCGCTTGTTCAATTTCATGATGCGTAGCCTTTAGTGCTTCGATATTTACATCACTGATCCCAATTGTCCAGCCATCGACTGCCAGATGAAGACTCAGTGCTTTGCCTAATCCGGAAGCCGCACCGGTAATAAAGGCGCGCTTGTGTGGGAATTGTTTGGTTAATATTAACATTAGTTCTTAGTTCTTAGTTGATAGTTGATAGTTGATAGTTACACATCACCAGGAATTGTAAGACTGAGACTATTATATTTTCTGAGTAGTCACTGATTCCACACCTTGTTTGGCCAACGCTTTGATCACGTGGATCAGTCCGCCAAAGCGCGGGTCTTTTGAAAAGCCTTGTTTCCAACGCGCATAAATCTGTTGTGCAATTACCGCATTCTTGAATAATCCGAACACATAATAAAAATGAATACCCGAAACATCACGACCACTTTTTGTGGCGTATCGGGCGGCCACTTCTTGTCGTGTTAAATTTCCCGGTAGTGCCGTAAGATTAAAACTTTGCAACACCGGATTGTCACCGGCTTCACTCCAATAGGCTAAACTTGCACCAAGGTCCATAAGCGGATCGCCCACGGTGGCCATCTCCCAATCGAGTACACCGATAATTTTGCTCAGGTTATCGGGATCAAGAATAACATTGTCGTATTTAAAATCGTTGTGGAGGAATGCGGGCTGTTGTGGTGAAGGTTGTTGTTGCTTCAGCCAATCTGCCAGTTGATTCATGTGGTCAATTGAATCCGTTTCGGCTGCATAGTAACGCTTACTCCAGCCTTCCACCTGTCGTTGCACATAGCCTTCCGGTTTGCCGAGTTGATCTAACCCGGTTTTGTAAATATCAATGGCGTGAAGTTCCACCAATGTATCCACCAATGCTTCTGAAATGGATTTGAGAATTTCTGGTGAAAGCTTGAGTTGTTGCGCATGGCTGGCCCGCAGAATGATGCCGTGCAACCGCTGCATGATGTAAAACGGAGCACCAATCACCGATTCATCTTCACAATGGATAATGGGTGATGGAATTTTTCCGAAATGCACCTTTAATCGCGTAAGCACCACAAACTCACGACCCATATCGTGTGCGGATTTAATATTAGCACCAAGTGGTGGTCTGCGTAAGATATATTCCTGCGTTGCTGTTTTTAAACAGAAGGTGAGGTTGGAATATCCGCTTGGAAATTGTTTGATCTCCAGCACTTCACCGAAATGAGGTGCTATACTTTTGAGATAAGTATTCAACTTGCGTACATCCGGCATCTCATGTTCACGCCCGGTAACGGGTTGGTCTGGTGTCAGTTGTTCCATTAAAATTTCAATCCATATTGTTTCAAAATACTTTTTGCGAGAGCCGATTTATGCACCTCATCGGGTCCATCGTAAATGCGTGCTGCTCGTTCATGACGATACCAGAAGGAGAGGAGTGTATCATCGGTGATGCCCAATGCTCCGTGTACTTGTATGGCTTTGTCGAGCACGTCAATCAATACATTTGCAACAAAAAATTTGATGGTAGAAATTTCCTCTTTTACGGCTTTTGCACCTTGTGCTTCCATGGCATGTGCCGTGTGCAGCACCATCAGGCGCGCTGCCGTAATGTTAGCACGACATTCGGCAATCCAGTGTTGTATTACCTGCTGATGACCGAGCATTTTGTGTTCATCGAGTTGTCGGGTGGCGGCACGCTTGCACAACATATCGAATGCATGTTCGCAGATGCCGATCCACCGCATGCAATGATGAATGCGGCCCGGCCCGAGGCGAGCCTGGGCTAACACAAAACCTTTTCCTTCCTCACCTATGCGATTGGTAACGGGTACCGTGCAGTTGGTGAATTTCAATTCGGCATGACTAAGGTAATCTTCACCGGCATCGCCCATCACCGGAATATTTCGAACCAATTCAACGCCTTTATGTGGTAACGGCACCAAAATCATGCTGGCACGCTCATATGGATTTTTATTGTCCGGGTCAGTCACTGCCATCACTATGGTAAAGGCTGCACCATCGGCACTGGAGGTAAACCATTTATGACCATTGATAACATAGTTATTGTCAACCCGTTTGGCTGTTGTGCCCATGTTCACCGGATTTGATCCGGCAAATTCAGGTTCGGTCATGGCAAAGCATGAGCGGATTTCACCACGTTGCAAAGGCTTAAGGTATTTTTCTTTTAATGCATCCGAAGCAAATTCATGCATCAGCTCCATGTTACCAATATCCGGTGCGTTGCAGTTAAAAATATAATGACCGAGTGGTGATGTGCCCAGCAATTCACTTACTTGAGCAAACTCAACCAGAGTGAGTCCAAGGCCACCGTCTTTTTCTGCAAGATGCGGATTGAACAATCCTAAAGTTTTTGCTTTTGTTCGAAGCGCTTGGAGTTTTGGTAGCGATTGGCGAAAGGGTTTTGTCAGTACATCCAATTCCATCGGGTAAAGGTGTTCTTCCAGGAATTGTTTGTATTGAGGAATGAAATGCTTGGTTTTATCGGTTTGGAAAAAGTGCATGTGTATTTGAATGAGTTGGAAAAGATAGTGAATTCGAGGAAAACCCCCTCCGTCCTTCGGACACCTCCCCCGAATCGGGGGAGGAATAGAGGGGGTTTGATAAAAAATACTTTACTTCATATCATGAACCGTAAAACCTTTATCACCACAGCCTCACTGCTCAGCGTAAGTGCTGTGGCTGCGCCAACATCGTTAATGAAAAAATCAAAACTCCTGCACCAGGTATATTTCTGGTTGAAAAATCCGCAATCAACAGCTGATCGCGATAAGCTTATTGCCGGTATACGCACCTTGCGTGGTATTGAAACGGTTCGTGAACTACACATTGGTGTACCCGCCTCAACTGAAAAGCGCGAAGTAGTCGACAACAGTTTTAGTGTATCAGAACTGATTTTCTTTGACGATGTGGAAGGCCAGAACAACTACCAGGAACACCCGATTCACAAGAAATTTGTTGAGGAATGTTCTTCGTTGTGGATCAAGGTAGTTGTTTACGACACCACAACGGTTTAGTTCTGCAACGAGGCCGGATTGGTTAACTGGCCCATGAACAAAATCACGCCACTATGTTTTTCCCGGATCATAAACAGGAAGGGTTTGTCAATTGTGATTTTAGTTGGCTTTGAAGGTCCAACACTGGTGAACACCATTCCTATGGCCGTTGCAGCGGCAGCTTCTGAACCCTCTTCGTTAACTTCTAAAAACGATTGATGAATTACCCGACCCACCTGAATAGGGGGAGTTGGCCCTTCAAAAAGAAGCGGAAAGCCAACCATCAGCATTCCCATTTTTGTGAGGGATGGCTTGAGATCATCCTTCCAGGTCATTTTAAACTTTGGTAGTTCAAGTTCTACACTGATGGAGTCTGCTGAATGAATAGTGCTGTTGAACGCTTGGGCATTGATGGTTTCTGTTAAATCCAGTATGCCTGAATGCTCATGCGGCATCAAAATCGTGAACCTGAACTGGCCATTGCCATAAGGCAAATCCAACAACTGAAAATCTGGTGTGGATTTGTATTTCATCGACACACCTTTTGAGAACATCATGTCAACCTGGGTTGTTGCTCCACTCAAAGTAGTAAAGGGTGCTTTCTTTGTTTTCGATTTATCAAACTGGTGCGTCCAGTCGCCCTTAAAGTAGATGGCGTTCACCAGGAACATCACTTCATTCGGGTTAATTTGGTTAATGAGGTCTTTAATACGGTTGTTGGTTTTACTTTCTACCCACTGGTTGATGATGTCCTTTGAGGCAGGATTGGCGAAGTCAAGACCCTTTACTATCCCATCATAATGGTTTTGGATCACGGATGAGAATTGATTTTTAACGGTTAAATCATTTCGGTACCAAACTGAATTAGCCAAGCCGAAATTTATTTTCCTGTCCATGGATAACAGCAGTTTGGTCAGATCTCTGAATCCTTCATTCACTTCTTCAGCCGTATAATCCTTAAAGTCGATGGTATTGAGTATGCTCTGACGCACATCACCTTCGGCACCATTCAGCAACATGCCAAGCGCCATGCTTACACTGAGTGGCGAAATGAATGCATTGTCGGTTTCCGGTGTAGGCAGGTTTCTGAAAAGGTTAAACGCAAAGTCATTTGAACTCTTCGACACCTGAACCTCAGCCGCAGAAAGTGTCCTCAGGTTAGGCGGGTTGTCGGGTGAAACTCCTGCATCCTGACAGGCAAACGAAATAATTAAAGGTAGAATCAGAACTATTCTTTTCATCGGACTTGTGCGTTTAGGTATCCATGCACATCAATAGACCCTTTGTCAGCCATAAAAGTTGGAAAAATAAAGCAGCTCACCGTAACCTTTTCTCCGCTTTTTCGTGATCTTTGCCATCGGCCTTACAAGCCACAGCCCTTTTTGCCTATGAAGCTCATTAAGTCCACCTTCTAAAATCCGTGCGGCATCCTGTCAGGAGCTGTCACTGGATTTGATTTGGTTTCGCACCAAATCTTTTTTGTATTCCTTATTTATCATTCTTTAACTTCATAGGTATGTCTTTTTTCACAAAAGCAATTTCAATATTTCGTTTATTCAAACAGGCCCTCAAAGGCGAGGAGCAAAGCTATACTTCCGGCAGTATCGACAAGGCCATCTTCATGTTGTCGATACCGATGATCCTGGAGATGTCGATGGAATCGCTATTTGCCGTAGTGGATGCCTTTTATGTAAGCCGGCTTGGTGTTGATGCGTTGGCTACGGTTAGCCTCACCGAATCGGTTCTAACGCTGGTGTATTCACTGGCCATTGGGTTGAGCATGGGCGCTACCGCTATGGTTGCACGCAGGGTGGGCGAAGGTGATATTCCTGCGGCAGCAAAAGCCGGTGTGCAGGCCATTTACCTGGCAATAGGAATTTCTATTGCCATAAGCATCGTTGGATTATTTTTCGCAGAAAATATTCTGGGTCTGATGGGTGCATCCGAATCGGTTATCGCATCAGGCTCAGGGTATACCCGTTGGATGCTGGGCGGTAACATAACCGTTATGCTGATCTTTTTGATCAATGCCATTTTTCGCGGTGCCGGTGATGCTTCCCTGGCCATGCGGGTGCTTATACTATCCAATGCATTGAATATTATTCTCGATCCGATTTTTATTTTCGGTTTCGGTCCGATACCCGCATTTGGTGTTGAAGGAGCAGCCATTGCCACCACCATTGGCCGGGGCATTGGTGTACTTTATCAGATATCACATTTAATATATGGAAAGGGATTGATCAAAATTCATCGTCAGAACCTTCCGATCGATTTTGGTCTGATCGGGCGACTGATAAAAGTCTCTGCAGGCGGAACGGGCCAGTTTATCATTGCATCTGCAAGCTGGATTTTCCTGGTTCGGATCGTTTCAACCTTTGGTAGTGAAGCGCTGGCTGGTTATACCATTGCTATACGCGTAATTGTTTTTGCCATTTTACCGGCATGGGGTATGGCCAATGCAGCGGCAACAT is part of the Cyclobacteriaceae bacterium genome and harbors:
- a CDS encoding tetratricopeptide repeat protein, whose product is MNNRKHFYLASWGIIFILSSIPAYSQDAVAYYDRGKAKAKAGDFKGAIADFSKCIELKADFADAYLARGDAWFDSNDFNKAIVDCSRALEISPGTQQAYLLRGLSKYRLDDLDGAIIDYSAALKLNPEFETAYYNRALAIMEKGEFQHAINDYSQAIALQPEWADAYFFRARCNEQLNKNKEAIEDFNKAIEFSPNLTEAYLHRGLTLFYEMGDKKGALVDMNKVIELAPSYYGGYFYRGTIYQVSFDVKNALKDFDKAIELEPGFSEAYHMRGLGKIILADKKGGCNDLLKAVKLGSEDAVDSVKTNKCK
- the arfB gene encoding aminoacyl-tRNA hydrolase, yielding MNVRPTIAEIQNELIFTTSRSSGPGGQNVNKVNSKVTLKWSVQQSNTLSDEQREILLVKLKTYLTKDGVLLLTAQEKRSQLQNKEEALQKLDQLLKKAFSIRKARKATKPSKTAIQKRIQEKKQRGEKKQWRKKIE
- a CDS encoding MASE1 domain-containing protein, which gives rise to MEKSIIRSVDFSILVVALFYYLSAEIGFFLAFEHTSSLPLWPPAGVALALVILYGRKVWPGIAIGSLIIIVKSAWFGSIDSVQLLMMVVSIITSSVILEALAGEVLFKKLVKSSFPFAKAIHAFNFVFIALIISWISTGGSLLALGFADVLGSAEWVNATFTLWTRNVVGILLFAPILLSVSTIQLKKPELLKLGEGLLFIAGVTGVYMLLQLEALKHVAPFAMAFVAIPFMLWLAFRFKGFVAILGYMTVALTAIYVTSKQTGPFYLPELTGDSILLVQVYVFVISVSTLVLSSAVHERQQAQEDLKKFNENLEVMVHERTKELEEEIQNRKSAQQKLQFTNEELIKRNTELDNFVYSVSHDLRAPIASILGLINLAKSDKGQNLKTMYLDMMEKSARQQDYFIKEILDQSRNARLEVKREPVHFESLIEEAFEQLDYSNLNGKTVEKVISVDQQKPFYCDKWRLKIILNNVISNAIRYKNGKDPVIKINARITNDKVNLSIQDNGKGIEKKHLSNLGKMFYRATDEGAGSGLGLYIVKETLQKLHGSMAIESQEGHGTTVKFEIPEVLA
- a CDS encoding CBS domain-containing protein codes for the protein MNFKPAMKSKEEMAAGQPKYESVTQYMVNAGSLITFSPDQTIQEVIDIIINKGISGAPVLDKDRKLVGIISEKDCLRIIVDQAYHNLPTSDRKVSDYMTAKVKTLSSTSDVVEAANEFLNSPIRRLPIVDNGVLIGQVSRRDILKAAKNISQTTW
- a CDS encoding SDR family NAD(P)-dependent oxidoreductase, producing the protein MLILTKQFPHKRAFITGAASGLGKALSLHLAVDGWTIGISDVNIEALKATHHEIEQAGGKAISFQLDVSDKVAYKKVADDFLKQTGGIDLLVNNAGVGDGGKFEEYSLDNWEWMVRINQFGVIYGCHHFIPTFKKQQSGQIMNIASIAGVSCAPQMGAYNMTKAAVIAMSETLYGELMDDNIRVSCVMPSYFKTNIAKGVRGGDRIKKITQTFIERSGFQATEIAQEILVRAGKGELYIILPKAARKIWMMKRLMPTRLRRIVKEKYMQAIGRIR
- a CDS encoding phosphotransferase family protein; protein product: MEQLTPDQPVTGREHEMPDVRKLNTYLKSIAPHFGEVLEIKQFPSGYSNLTFCLKTATQEYILRRPPLGANIKSAHDMGREFVVLTRLKVHFGKIPSPIIHCEDESVIGAPFYIMQRLHGIILRASHAQQLKLSPEILKSISEALVDTLVELHAIDIYKTGLDQLGKPEGYVQRQVEGWSKRYYAAETDSIDHMNQLADWLKQQQPSPQQPAFLHNDFKYDNVILDPDNLSKIIGVLDWEMATVGDPLMDLGASLAYWSEAGDNPVLQSFNLTALPGNLTRQEVAARYATKSGRDVSGIHFYYVFGLFKNAVIAQQIYARWKQGFSKDPRFGGLIHVIKALAKQGVESVTTQKI
- a CDS encoding acyl-CoA dehydrogenase family protein yields the protein MHFFQTDKTKHFIPQYKQFLEEHLYPMELDVLTKPFRQSLPKLQALRTKAKTLGLFNPHLAEKDGGLGLTLVEFAQVSELLGTSPLGHYIFNCNAPDIGNMELMHEFASDALKEKYLKPLQRGEIRSCFAMTEPEFAGSNPVNMGTTAKRVDNNYVINGHKWFTSSADGAAFTIVMAVTDPDNKNPYERASMILVPLPHKGVELVRNIPVMGDAGEDYLSHAELKFTNCTVPVTNRIGEEGKGFVLAQARLGPGRIHHCMRWIGICEHAFDMLCKRAATRQLDEHKMLGHQQVIQHWIAECRANITAARLMVLHTAHAMEAQGAKAVKEEISTIKFFVANVLIDVLDKAIQVHGALGITDDTLLSFWYRHERAARIYDGPDEVHKSALAKSILKQYGLKF
- a CDS encoding Dabb family protein, translated to MNRKTFITTASLLSVSAVAAPTSLMKKSKLLHQVYFWLKNPQSTADRDKLIAGIRTLRGIETVRELHIGVPASTEKREVVDNSFSVSELIFFDDVEGQNNYQEHPIHKKFVEECSSLWIKVVVYDTTTV
- a CDS encoding serpin family protein, giving the protein MKRIVLILPLIISFACQDAGVSPDNPPNLRTLSAAEVQVSKSSNDFAFNLFRNLPTPETDNAFISPLSVSMALGMLLNGAEGDVRQSILNTIDFKDYTAEEVNEGFRDLTKLLLSMDRKINFGLANSVWYRNDLTVKNQFSSVIQNHYDGIVKGLDFANPASKDIINQWVESKTNNRIKDLINQINPNEVMFLVNAIYFKGDWTHQFDKSKTKKAPFTTLSGATTQVDMMFSKGVSMKYKSTPDFQLLDLPYGNGQFRFTILMPHEHSGILDLTETINAQAFNSTIHSADSISVELELPKFKMTWKDDLKPSLTKMGMLMVGFPLLFEGPTPPIQVGRVIHQSFLEVNEEGSEAAAATAIGMVFTSVGPSKPTKITIDKPFLFMIREKHSGVILFMGQLTNPASLQN
- a CDS encoding MATE family efflux transporter codes for the protein MSFFTKAISIFRLFKQALKGEEQSYTSGSIDKAIFMLSIPMILEMSMESLFAVVDAFYVSRLGVDALATVSLTESVLTLVYSLAIGLSMGATAMVARRVGEGDIPAAAKAGVQAIYLAIGISIAISIVGLFFAENILGLMGASESVIASGSGYTRWMLGGNITVMLIFLINAIFRGAGDASLAMRVLILSNALNIILDPIFIFGFGPIPAFGVEGAAIATTIGRGIGVLYQISHLIYGKGLIKIHRQNLPIDFGLIGRLIKVSAGGTGQFIIASASWIFLVRIVSTFGSEALAGYTIAIRVIVFAILPAWGMANAAATLVGQNLGAGQPERAEQSVWRTGFFNMLFMAFITVTFLTLAKPIVELFTTEVVVLANATQCLQIVAIGYIFYAYGMVVAQSFNGAGDTRTPTILNFFAFWMFQIPLAYALAILLNMGPKGVYVAIVVAESALAVVGILIFRRGKWKTVKV